One Sphingobacteriales bacterium DNA segment encodes these proteins:
- a CDS encoding DUF255 domain-containing protein, which yields MRLIIFFLLLLPLNFLSFVWHSPQENIIWLKWEDAYEKAIAENKMVLLEVVTTVCPYCVKMDKETYTSPKIIDMVNKNFYACKVNPKDETIKYKYKDQTLTASELINMLTLNSQNEEINKFVYPTTIFYLPNEEKTFVEPGFQPPDVYVYMLYNCIKYKERLDKKKK from the coding sequence ATGCGACTGATCATCTTTTTCCTGCTTCTTCTTCCTCTTAATTTCCTGTCTTTTGTATGGCATTCCCCACAGGAAAATATCATCTGGCTTAAATGGGAAGATGCCTACGAAAAAGCCATAGCAGAAAACAAGATGGTTCTTCTTGAAGTTGTCACTACCGTTTGTCCCTACTGTGTAAAAATGGACAAAGAAACCTATACCAGTCCGAAAATAATTGACATGGTTAACAAGAATTTCTATGCCTGCAAGGTAAATCCCAAAGATGAAACCATTAAATATAAGTATAAAGACCAGACACTGACAGCATCTGAATTAATCAACATGCTGACGCTCAATTCACAAAATGAAGAAATCAATAAGTTCGTATATCCCACCACTATCTTTTACCTGCCTAATGAAGAAAAAACTTTTGTTGAGCCGGGATTCCAGCCTCCTGATGTATATGTTTACATGCTTTACAATTGCATCAAATACAAGGAAAGGCTTGATAAAAAGAAAAAATAA
- the metF gene encoding methylenetetrahydrofolate reductase [NAD(P)H] → MKVTEHLERNDKPLFSFEIIPPARGSSGQYIIEIVEQLKQFNPPFIDVTSHSAEAYYEEMPDGSIKRRIKRKRPGTIGICGVIQNRFNIDTVAHILVNGFSREETEDALIELNFLGIHNVLALRGDETNYAKPLNNNKSSNTYAIDLVRQINDLKKGIYLDEIINSSPLNFCIGVAGYPEKHFEAPNMKTDIHYLKQKIDAGAEFITTQMFFDNQKFFEFTDLCREEGITVPIIPGIKILNHKRHLKSIPKNFHVNLPDALVDEVMKNPELAGEIGIEWAIQQCQELLDHGINCIHFYVMNDTASAIKVIEHLKY, encoded by the coding sequence ATGAAAGTTACAGAGCATTTAGAGAGGAACGACAAACCATTATTCAGTTTTGAAATCATCCCACCTGCACGCGGTAGTAGTGGTCAGTATATTATCGAAATTGTCGAACAGTTAAAGCAGTTTAATCCGCCATTTATTGATGTTACCAGCCATTCAGCCGAAGCATATTATGAAGAAATGCCGGATGGCAGCATCAAAAGAAGAATTAAACGTAAAAGGCCAGGGACCATAGGCATTTGCGGGGTCATTCAAAACCGCTTTAACATCGATACGGTTGCCCATATTCTGGTCAACGGATTTTCGAGGGAAGAAACAGAGGATGCATTGATTGAACTTAATTTTCTCGGCATTCACAATGTGCTTGCCCTTCGGGGAGATGAAACCAATTATGCCAAACCCCTCAACAACAATAAATCTTCAAATACCTATGCCATTGATCTTGTCAGACAAATCAATGACCTGAAAAAAGGCATTTACCTTGACGAAATCATCAATTCTTCCCCTCTCAACTTTTGCATCGGTGTTGCCGGATACCCTGAAAAACATTTTGAAGCTCCCAACATGAAAACCGACATCCACTATCTGAAACAAAAAATTGATGCAGGAGCTGAATTTATCACCACGCAAATGTTTTTCGATAATCAAAAGTTTTTTGAATTCACGGATTTATGCAGGGAAGAAGGTATAACAGTTCCCATTATTCCGGGAATAAAAATATTAAATCATAAAAGACATTTAAAATCCATCCCCAAAAACTTCCATGTCAATCTTCCTGATGCGCTGGTGGATGAAGTCATGAAAAATCCTGAACTGGCCGGAGAAATCGGAATAGAATGGGCTATACAACAATGCCAGGAACTGCTTGACCACGGAATTAACTGCATACATTTTTATGTGATGAACGACACTGCTTCTGCCATTAAAGTCATCGAACACCTGAAGTATTGA
- the rlmD gene encoding 23S rRNA (uracil(1939)-C(5))-methyltransferase RlmD, giving the protein MAKHYKKKYILAEDVVITSLSHTGRGIGRIDNKVVFVEDTVPNDIADIQIVKNKKDFAEARLTNLKKASDLRIEPTCNHFGICGGCRLMNLPYEFQLKHKESLVIEDFKRISHLTDYKIHPVIGAEKVLGYRNKLEFTFSRHPWFVSKNDEADSHDDRRVLGFHVRGRFDKVVDIQQCHLQEEPANLIRNTFGKLARQYDFEFYDQKKNTGFIRTLIIRMTKTSEIMVIVVFTADQPEMIRPFLTEAIRQLPPIHSLYYFINPKVNDSIYDLEPNLFHGNTYITERAGHIRLQVGPKSFLQTNSHQAEILYSQIEKICGLTGEETVYDLYCGVGSIGLYLAHRCKKIIGIEAIPESIEEAQANMQLNGIDNANFLAGQSEKVLTPDLIATYGKPDVIILDPPRAGLHKDLIATLCQIKPEKLLYVSCNPSTQARDAALLSESFQLIEIQPIDMFPHTLHVENIALFKSK; this is encoded by the coding sequence ATGGCTAAACATTACAAAAAGAAATACATCCTTGCTGAGGATGTAGTCATTACAAGTTTATCGCATACCGGTAGAGGTATTGGCAGAATCGACAATAAAGTAGTTTTTGTAGAAGATACAGTCCCCAACGATATTGCTGATATTCAGATAGTTAAGAATAAAAAAGACTTTGCAGAAGCCAGATTGACAAATCTGAAAAAAGCTTCTGACCTGAGGATAGAGCCAACATGCAATCATTTCGGAATTTGTGGCGGATGCCGCCTGATGAACCTCCCTTATGAATTTCAGCTCAAGCACAAGGAAAGCCTTGTGATTGAAGACTTTAAGCGTATCAGCCATTTAACGGACTATAAGATTCATCCTGTTATAGGGGCTGAAAAAGTCCTTGGCTACCGCAATAAACTGGAATTTACCTTTTCAAGACATCCATGGTTTGTCAGTAAAAATGATGAGGCTGACTCACATGACGACAGAAGGGTGTTAGGCTTTCATGTCAGGGGCAGGTTCGACAAAGTGGTTGATATTCAGCAATGTCATTTACAGGAAGAGCCTGCAAACCTGATCAGAAATACCTTTGGAAAACTGGCCAGACAGTATGATTTTGAATTTTATGACCAGAAAAAAAATACAGGTTTTATTCGCACCCTAATTATTCGCATGACCAAAACTTCAGAAATCATGGTCATTGTGGTCTTTACGGCTGACCAACCGGAAATGATCAGACCATTTTTAACTGAAGCTATTCGACAATTACCGCCCATTCATTCTTTGTATTATTTTATCAATCCCAAGGTCAATGACAGTATTTATGACCTTGAACCTAATCTTTTTCACGGGAATACATACATTACAGAAAGAGCCGGACACATCAGGCTTCAGGTGGGGCCAAAATCTTTTTTGCAGACCAACAGTCATCAGGCAGAAATCCTCTACAGCCAGATTGAAAAGATTTGCGGATTAACAGGAGAAGAAACTGTTTACGACCTGTATTGCGGAGTTGGCAGCATCGGATTGTACCTCGCCCACCGATGTAAGAAAATCATCGGAATAGAAGCAATTCCGGAATCCATAGAGGAAGCCCAGGCAAATATGCAACTGAATGGAATTGACAATGCGAATTTTCTTGCCGGCCAGTCGGAAAAGGTGCTTACCCCGGACCTCATTGCTACTTACGGGAAGCCCGATGTCATAATCCTTGATCCGCCACGAGCCGGTTTGCATAAAGACCTGATTGCAACATTATGTCAGATAAAACCGGAAAAGCTTCTTTATGTCAGTTGCAATCCTTCAACTCAGGCAAGAGATGCTGCTTTATTATCCGAATCCTTTCAACTTATTGAGATTCAACCTATTGACATGTTTCCCCACACACTCCACGTTGAAAATATAGCACTATTTAAAAGCAAATGA
- a CDS encoding N-acetylmuramoyl-L-alanine amidase, with the protein MKAIEILKHESDFKAKLTDNNGRRMFLSPFSLDIPGTSEKIDFIRCMPEIPDESYFFKDTPAKEKIVLHHTAGYLKSDITTLTKPNYHVSVPFVLGRDGSIYNLFASKYWSYHLGGNSVGGNESMSKASIGIEISNIGPLRLNGDNLYDYYGNLYCHLTETQYYKVLDVAWRGYSYFATFTDAQYESLIKLLKFLTNRYNIPHVFLPENRRFETLTLLEIRQFKGILSHANFRKDKSDMSPAFDYSRLVGQF; encoded by the coding sequence ATGAAAGCAATTGAAATTTTAAAACATGAGTCTGATTTTAAGGCGAAACTGACCGATAATAATGGCCGTAGAATGTTTTTATCGCCTTTCTCACTTGATATCCCCGGCACATCCGAAAAAATTGATTTTATCAGATGTATGCCTGAAATTCCCGATGAATCTTATTTCTTTAAAGATACACCGGCAAAAGAAAAGATTGTGTTGCACCATACAGCTGGATATCTGAAAAGTGATATTACAACACTCACCAAACCAAACTATCACGTTTCTGTACCTTTTGTTCTGGGCAGGGATGGAAGCATTTATAATCTATTTGCTTCAAAATACTGGTCATATCATCTCGGAGGAAATTCTGTCGGAGGAAATGAAAGCATGAGCAAGGCTTCCATCGGTATTGAAATCAGTAACATCGGGCCGCTCCGGCTCAATGGCGACAATCTCTATGATTATTATGGCAATCTTTACTGTCATCTGACAGAAACGCAGTATTACAAAGTGCTGGATGTGGCATGGAGAGGATACAGCTATTTTGCCACCTTCACCGATGCACAATATGAAAGCCTCATCAAACTTCTGAAGTTTCTGACGAATCGATACAATATTCCGCATGTATTTTTACCTGAAAACAGACGCTTTGAAACGCTTACCCTGCTGGAAATCAGACAATTCAAAGGAATTTTATCACATGCAAATTTCAGAAAAGATAAATCGGACATGAGTCCGGCATTTGATTATTCAAGACTGGTTGGACAATTCTAA
- the metH gene encoding methionine synthase yields MGIHEIIQHRILLLDGAMGTMIQSYNLDEQGYRGKRFQNHPKDMKGNNDLLCLTQPHIIKEIHEKYLEAGSDIIETNTFNANRISMSDYGLEDIVYELNLEAARIARQAADSFSIKTPEKQRFVAGAIGPTNKTASLSPDVNDPGYREVSFDDLVKAYSEQINGLIDGGVDLLLIETIFDTLNAKAVYFAIEQIFEEKNIRLPVIVSGTIVDASGRTLSGQTAEAFLISFSQADIFAIGLNCSLGAKDMLPHLRELSEKSNCYTIAYPNAGLPNQFGGYDESPEAMAAQLKEFLELGIVNIIGGCCGTTPEHIRAFSSLIPLFSPRKIPEIPRLTKVSGLEALVFRPDSNFVNVGERTNVAGSKKFLRLIQENKFEEALSVAREQVEGGAQVLDVCMDEAMLDAKSCMTRFLNLLSAEPEIARLPVMIDSSSWEVILAGLKCLQGKAIVNSISLKEGEEVFRKEAKIIRRFGAAVIVMAFDEKGQADNLERRIEIFSRAYRILTRELNFPPEDIIFDPNVLAIGTGIAEHRNYAVDFIRTVAWLKENFPYSKVSGGVSNLSFTFRGNETIRRAIHSVFLFHAIRAGMDMGIVNPSQLDVYDSIPPDLLQLTEDLVLNRREDATERLLDYAAHHHDTEKKDKKEEEWRQKPVRERLSYSLVKGITDFIEEDVEECRKGYQYALEVIEGPLMDGMNIVGELFGSGKMFLPQVVKSARVMKKAVSNLTPYIEEEKIKSGNQKPAGKVLLATVKGDVHDIGKNIVGVVLACNNYEIIDLGVMVPKEIILDTAIKEKVDIIGLSGLITPSLEEMARIAEEMQRRQMNIPLLIGGATTSEVHTAVKIDPAYAHAVVHVKDASTSVQTVSSLLSETQKEEYVKNVKEKYRQIREIHSGRQLTKKYLSLSEARNRRLNIRWEDYQAVKPSFLGFKAITNYPLDEIARYIDWTFFFLAWRLEGRYPEILNDKVKGEEARKLFNDGQKLLQEIIDKQMLQANAVFGFWPAAEEKDNILLFQNESKSEIVATLHFLRNQQDKGENTLNLSLADYVPPLNSPFTEYLGAFAVTTGLGIEKRVKEYEEQHDDYQAIMLKILADRLAEAFAELLHEKVRKEFWAYATDENLSLEDLLKEKYQGIRPAVGYPSIPDHSEKRVLFDLLQAERQAGISLTESFAMYPAASVSGYYFAHPEAKYFIIDKITREQVEDYAERKGISMAEAEKWLDTVLGY; encoded by the coding sequence ATGGGCATTCATGAAATTATACAACATAGAATCCTGCTCCTTGACGGAGCCATGGGCACAATGATTCAGTCCTACAATCTGGATGAGCAAGGCTATCGTGGAAAGCGTTTCCAAAACCATCCGAAAGACATGAAAGGAAATAACGACCTGCTTTGTCTTACACAGCCACATATTATCAAAGAAATTCATGAAAAATATCTGGAAGCAGGCAGCGACATCATTGAGACCAATACCTTCAATGCCAACCGTATTTCCATGTCGGACTACGGTTTGGAGGATATTGTGTATGAACTGAACCTTGAAGCTGCGCGAATTGCCCGCCAGGCAGCGGATAGTTTTTCGATTAAAACACCCGAAAAGCAACGTTTTGTAGCCGGAGCCATAGGCCCCACCAATAAAACTGCCTCTCTTTCGCCCGATGTCAATGATCCGGGGTATCGCGAAGTAAGTTTTGACGATCTCGTAAAAGCCTATTCCGAACAAATAAATGGCCTGATTGATGGCGGAGTGGATTTGTTACTGATTGAAACAATTTTCGACACCCTGAATGCCAAAGCAGTCTATTTCGCTATAGAACAAATATTTGAAGAAAAAAATATCAGACTGCCGGTCATTGTTTCAGGTACCATCGTGGATGCAAGCGGCAGAACCCTTTCGGGACAAACAGCAGAAGCATTTCTGATTTCTTTTTCTCAGGCAGATATTTTTGCCATCGGGCTGAATTGTTCACTGGGAGCGAAAGATATGCTGCCTCACCTCAGAGAGCTTTCGGAGAAAAGTAATTGTTATACCATTGCTTATCCCAATGCGGGACTGCCCAATCAGTTTGGGGGCTATGACGAATCACCTGAAGCCATGGCAGCTCAGCTGAAAGAGTTTCTCGAACTTGGAATTGTCAATATCATAGGCGGATGCTGTGGCACCACCCCCGAACACATCAGGGCATTTTCATCATTAATTCCTTTGTTTTCACCAAGAAAAATACCTGAAATACCGCGTCTGACAAAAGTTAGCGGACTCGAAGCCCTGGTTTTTCGCCCCGATAGCAATTTTGTCAATGTAGGTGAAAGGACTAATGTAGCAGGGTCGAAGAAATTTCTCAGACTCATTCAGGAAAATAAGTTTGAAGAGGCTTTGTCGGTTGCCCGTGAACAGGTGGAAGGAGGTGCTCAGGTACTCGATGTTTGCATGGATGAAGCCATGCTCGATGCCAAATCATGCATGACAAGGTTTCTGAACCTGCTTTCTGCAGAGCCGGAAATTGCCAGATTACCTGTGATGATTGACAGCAGCAGTTGGGAAGTAATTCTTGCGGGATTAAAATGCCTTCAGGGAAAAGCCATCGTAAACTCAATCAGTTTAAAAGAAGGGGAAGAAGTTTTTCGTAAAGAAGCAAAAATTATCAGGCGTTTCGGGGCAGCAGTCATTGTTATGGCTTTTGACGAAAAAGGTCAGGCCGATAACCTTGAACGCAGGATAGAAATTTTCAGCAGAGCCTATCGGATTCTGACAAGGGAACTGAATTTTCCTCCGGAAGACATTATTTTCGACCCGAACGTACTTGCCATAGGAACCGGAATTGCAGAACACCGCAATTATGCCGTGGATTTTATTCGAACTGTTGCCTGGTTGAAAGAAAATTTCCCCTATTCCAAAGTAAGCGGAGGCGTTTCCAATTTATCTTTCACATTCAGAGGAAACGAAACAATCAGAAGAGCCATACATTCCGTATTCCTTTTTCATGCCATCAGGGCAGGAATGGATATGGGTATCGTCAACCCTTCACAACTGGATGTTTATGACAGCATACCACCAGATTTACTGCAACTTACTGAGGATCTGGTTTTAAACCGCAGAGAAGATGCCACCGAAAGACTGCTTGATTATGCTGCACATCATCACGACACTGAAAAGAAGGATAAAAAAGAAGAAGAATGGCGTCAAAAACCGGTCAGGGAAAGATTGAGTTATTCACTCGTCAAAGGAATTACAGACTTTATTGAGGAAGATGTTGAAGAATGCCGGAAAGGCTACCAATATGCACTCGAAGTCATTGAAGGGCCGTTGATGGATGGGATGAATATTGTTGGCGAACTGTTTGGCTCCGGAAAGATGTTTCTGCCGCAGGTTGTCAAAAGCGCTCGTGTGATGAAAAAAGCAGTTTCAAATCTCACACCTTACATTGAAGAAGAAAAAATCAAAAGCGGGAATCAGAAACCAGCCGGAAAAGTATTGCTGGCAACGGTCAAGGGAGATGTTCATGATATCGGGAAAAACATTGTCGGAGTGGTATTGGCCTGCAACAACTATGAAATCATCGACCTCGGGGTCATGGTACCAAAGGAAATAATTCTTGATACAGCCATCAAAGAAAAAGTGGACATTATCGGGTTAAGCGGGCTCATTACACCTTCTCTCGAAGAAATGGCCAGAATAGCAGAAGAAATGCAGAGGCGGCAGATGAATATACCTTTGCTGATAGGAGGAGCCACGACTTCAGAAGTACATACTGCTGTCAAGATTGACCCGGCTTATGCTCATGCTGTTGTCCATGTCAAGGATGCATCGACCAGCGTGCAAACAGTCTCTTCCCTGCTTTCTGAAACGCAGAAAGAGGAGTACGTGAAGAATGTAAAAGAGAAATACCGTCAGATTCGTGAAATACACAGCGGCAGACAATTAACAAAAAAATACCTTTCGCTCAGCGAAGCCAGAAACAGGCGGCTTAATATCAGATGGGAAGATTATCAAGCAGTTAAGCCTTCTTTTTTGGGTTTTAAAGCCATCACAAATTATCCTTTGGATGAAATTGCCAGATATATTGACTGGACATTCTTTTTCCTTGCCTGGCGACTGGAAGGCAGATACCCCGAAATATTAAATGACAAGGTAAAAGGAGAAGAAGCCAGAAAATTGTTTAATGACGGGCAGAAACTTTTGCAGGAAATCATTGACAAACAAATGTTGCAGGCAAATGCCGTTTTCGGATTCTGGCCTGCTGCTGAAGAAAAAGACAATATTCTGCTGTTTCAGAATGAATCAAAATCTGAGATTGTTGCTACGCTGCATTTCCTCAGGAATCAACAGGATAAAGGGGAAAACACCCTTAATCTTTCCCTTGCCGATTATGTTCCACCTCTAAACAGTCCTTTCACAGAATATCTGGGAGCTTTTGCCGTAACAACAGGTCTGGGCATTGAAAAACGGGTCAAAGAGTACGAAGAACAACATGATGATTATCAGGCTATTATGCTAAAAATACTTGCAGACCGTCTTGCAGAAGCATTTGCCGAATTGCTGCATGAAAAAGTCAGGAAGGAATTCTGGGCTTATGCCACTGATGAAAACCTTAGTCTGGAAGACCTCTTAAAAGAAAAATATCAGGGAATACGCCCCGCTGTTGGCTATCCCTCTATTCCAGATCACAGCGAAAAACGGGTTTTGTTTGATCTGCTTCAGGCAGAAAGACAGGCAGGTATCAGCCTGACCGAAAGTTTTGCCATGTATCCTGCTGCCTCTGTTTCGGGTTATTATTTTGCCCATCCCGAAGCCAAATATTTTATCATTGATAAAATTACCAGAGAGCAGGTGGAAGATTATGCTGAAAGAAAAGGAATCAGCATGGCTGAAGCTGAAAAATGGCTTGATACGGTTTTGGGATACTAA
- a CDS encoding DUF255 domain-containing protein: MQKYFSIILLMLITSFYAHSQSLTINWYSWNEGYKKAKQTNKILLVDIYTDWCGWCKKMDKDTYTNIDVINLINKYFIAVKFNPEKTNVSYDVDGSFYDGRQLHAMLVNNQSTGYPTTVFLYTKERKLYLQPGYQGPEQFVQMLNKYIEIQKNGE; the protein is encoded by the coding sequence ATGCAAAAGTACTTTTCCATCATTCTTCTAATGTTAATTACTTCATTTTATGCACATTCACAGTCACTTACCATAAACTGGTACTCATGGAATGAAGGATACAAAAAAGCAAAACAGACGAACAAAATCCTATTGGTTGATATTTACACCGATTGGTGCGGCTGGTGCAAGAAGATGGATAAAGATACTTACACCAATATTGACGTCATCAATTTAATCAACAAATATTTTATTGCGGTAAAATTCAACCCTGAAAAAACAAATGTTTCCTACGATGTTGACGGTTCATTCTATGATGGCCGGCAATTACATGCCATGCTTGTAAACAATCAGTCAACCGGTTATCCGACTACTGTTTTCCTGTACACAAAAGAGAGAAAGCTCTACCTTCAGCCGGGTTATCAGGGGCCTGAACAGTTCGTTCAAATGCTGAACAAATACATTGAGATTCAAAAAAACGGAGAATAA
- a CDS encoding 3-deoxy-D-manno-octulosonic acid transferase — protein MTLGEIVYSFAMSCYLSFIRIAAVFNEKARLWITGRKAQASVLSDLKLTKCIWFHVSSLGEFEQGRNLIECIKKNHPEIPIVLTFFSPSGFEIRKNYAFADHIFYLPSDGEKSSVKFIEAINPIFAIFVKYEFWYFYFKYLRLKNIPVFLISAIFHDKHFLFNSFSGILKKIPSFVTHFFVQDEKSEEFLRKKGYTNVSLAGDTRIDRVLTIVGESTAFRDEKIEIFKGTSKIIIAGSSYLTEEKFIEERLKKRNVPVKYILVPHHVNYRRLKELKDRFEDKAIFYSESLSPEQLIQKNILVVDLVGILNKIYKYADIALIGGGFNKGIHNLLEPVAHHLPVIFGPKNHQKFPEAIWLINSKSGFLVKNSIEFLKITDFLLEGENAKKTGKIAFIEISSRKGGTGKIYSFLINNFKEHFAI, from the coding sequence ATGACTTTGGGTGAAATTGTCTATTCGTTTGCAATGTCATGCTACCTGTCATTCATCCGTATAGCTGCAGTATTCAATGAAAAAGCCCGGTTGTGGATAACAGGAAGAAAAGCACAAGCCAGCGTATTGTCGGATTTAAAACTCACCAAATGCATCTGGTTTCATGTATCCTCCCTCGGTGAATTTGAACAGGGACGCAACCTGATTGAATGCATCAAAAAGAATCATCCTGAAATACCCATTGTCCTGACCTTCTTTTCCCCTTCAGGCTTTGAAATCAGGAAGAATTACGCTTTTGCTGACCATATATTTTATTTACCATCAGATGGGGAAAAATCATCCGTTAAATTTATTGAGGCCATAAATCCGATATTTGCCATTTTTGTCAAATATGAGTTCTGGTATTTTTACTTTAAGTATCTCCGGCTTAAAAATATACCCGTTTTCCTGATCTCCGCAATATTCCACGACAAACATTTTCTATTTAATTCATTCTCAGGAATTTTAAAGAAAATCCCCTCTTTTGTTACACATTTTTTTGTTCAGGATGAAAAATCGGAAGAATTTCTCAGAAAAAAAGGATATACAAACGTCAGTCTTGCAGGTGATACCCGTATCGACAGAGTTCTTACCATCGTTGGCGAATCAACTGCATTCAGGGATGAAAAGATTGAAATCTTTAAAGGAACATCAAAAATCATCATTGCCGGGTCATCTTACCTGACCGAAGAAAAGTTCATTGAAGAGCGTCTGAAAAAACGCAATGTTCCGGTAAAATACATCCTGGTGCCCCATCATGTCAATTACCGGAGGTTAAAGGAATTAAAAGACAGATTTGAGGATAAAGCAATATTTTACTCTGAATCATTATCTCCGGAACAACTCATTCAAAAGAATATTCTCGTGGTTGATCTGGTTGGAATACTCAACAAGATTTACAAGTACGCAGATATTGCCCTCATTGGGGGAGGTTTCAATAAGGGAATTCATAATTTACTTGAACCAGTTGCCCACCATCTCCCGGTTATTTTCGGACCTAAAAATCATCAGAAATTTCCGGAAGCAATATGGCTAATAAACTCAAAATCAGGATTTTTAGTAAAGAATTCAATTGAGTTTTTAAAAATAACAGATTTCTTATTGGAAGGTGAAAACGCAAAAAAAACAGGGAAGATTGCTTTTATTGAAATTTCAAGCAGAAAAGGAGGAACCGGAAAAATTTATTCGTTTCTTATAAATAATTTCAAAGAGCATTTTGCAATATGA
- a CDS encoding UDP-glucose/GDP-mannose dehydrogenase family protein, with amino-acid sequence MKLAVVGTGYVGLVTGTCFAESGNQVVCIDIDTEKVKLMKEGKVPIYEPGLDTLFERNIAQERLSFTTNLEEGIREAKVIFLALPTPPGADGSADLQYVLDVSKKLGPMLKEYTVIVNKSTVPVGTADKVRNAVAENCKVEFDVVSNPEFLKEG; translated from the coding sequence ATGAAATTAGCTGTTGTTGGTACGGGTTATGTCGGTCTGGTAACCGGAACCTGTTTTGCCGAATCAGGGAATCAGGTGGTTTGCATCGACATCGATACAGAAAAAGTGAAGTTAATGAAGGAAGGAAAAGTTCCGATTTATGAACCGGGGCTTGATACCTTGTTTGAACGCAATATTGCACAGGAAAGGTTAAGTTTTACAACCAATCTTGAGGAAGGAATCAGGGAAGCCAAAGTTATTTTTCTGGCACTGCCAACACCTCCGGGAGCAGATGGCTCTGCTGATCTTCAGTATGTTCTTGACGTCTCCAAAAAATTGGGGCCCATGTTGAAAGAATATACCGTTATCGTCAATAAAAGCACGGTGCCGGTTGGTACGGCTGATAAGGTGAGAAATGCTGTTGCTGAAAACTGCAAGGTTGAATTTGATGTCGTTTCCAATCCGGAGTTTCTGAAAGAAGGC
- a CDS encoding DUF255 domain-containing protein — translation MLTVLVVALPLLISAQTPPDNNIKWVDWNKAVTEARQSNKIIILELYTDWCGWCKKMEKETFVNPEIIELLNSHFIPVRLNPEDKKTLYSYQGKMVTARQLLVSLEKNTDQIKYPAILFLYPSDFSMVYSEEGYIKANSFKQLLRSHLNNLEKMTAKLSKD, via the coding sequence ATGTTAACTGTCTTAGTGGTGGCGCTACCCCTCCTGATAAGTGCTCAGACTCCACCTGACAACAATATTAAGTGGGTTGACTGGAATAAAGCAGTTACAGAAGCCCGTCAAAGCAACAAAATCATTATTCTTGAACTCTATACCGACTGGTGTGGATGGTGCAAAAAAATGGAGAAAGAAACCTTCGTCAATCCTGAAATTATTGAACTTCTGAATTCACATTTCATTCCGGTGAGATTGAACCCTGAAGATAAGAAAACACTGTATTCTTATCAAGGGAAAATGGTTACAGCACGTCAGTTGTTGGTTAGCTTAGAGAAAAATACTGATCAGATTAAGTATCCTGCCATTCTGTTTTTGTATCCTTCAGATTTCAGTATGGTTTACAGCGAAGAAGGTTATATAAAAGCCAACTCATTTAAACAACTTCTCAGATCGCACCTGAACAACCTTGAAAAAATGACCGCAAAATTATCGAAGGATTGA
- a CDS encoding PorT family protein — MKKALIILALISATSFIGKAQLYYFGAKTGLVFTHMTKGYLGKSWEDRGGTKYLAGVSFDYFVNDYFSLAPELLFFRKGTEKYKHEDSNTIETRSDIYKFSYLQLPLTVKAKIPFDRFNLFGMAGPYVAFLMGGMASEQGTAIIGKREMILKDFFEERKQDFTRFDIGFDLGAGAEIDAGPGRVLLLLRYDIGFIAVAKDQAVSPYQYKSFGANRAWSIEAGYILRFD; from the coding sequence ATGAAAAAAGCACTGATAATTCTGGCCTTAATTTCAGCCACATCATTTATCGGCAAGGCACAACTTTATTATTTCGGAGCAAAAACCGGCCTTGTTTTCACCCACATGACCAAAGGCTACCTTGGGAAATCATGGGAAGATCGCGGAGGCACCAAATATTTGGCAGGTGTTTCTTTCGATTATTTCGTCAATGATTATTTTTCACTGGCCCCTGAACTTCTTTTTTTCAGAAAAGGGACAGAAAAATATAAGCATGAAGACAGCAACACCATTGAAACGAGAAGCGATATTTACAAATTCAGCTACCTTCAACTCCCATTGACAGTGAAAGCAAAAATCCCATTCGACAGGTTTAATCTTTTTGGGATGGCCGGTCCTTATGTGGCTTTTCTGATGGGTGGTATGGCATCGGAACAGGGAACTGCCATCATAGGAAAAAGGGAGATGATTCTCAAAGACTTTTTTGAAGAGCGGAAACAGGATTTTACCCGTTTTGACATAGGTTTTGACCTCGGAGCAGGTGCTGAAATAGATGCCGGGCCCGGAAGGGTTTTGCTGCTACTTCGTTATGACATTGGTTTTATTGCCGTTGCCAAAGACCAGGCAGTTTCTCCCTATCAGTACAAAAGTTTCGGTGCCAACCGGGCATGGTCGATTGAAGCAGGTTATATTCTCAGGTTTGATTGA